The following proteins are encoded in a genomic region of Enterocloster clostridioformis:
- a CDS encoding sensor histidine kinase yields MKLKTLSVRRLFRWVAIGLTLSMTAITVLLFLVTKHVAALFAGGGLLLCALIWLFVLTQAFGKRLSLFTSDLCQTLDHMIAGNEAPKRPEDSETQLARIGHRLTRLYQIMQENRRRVDEERQELQTLVSDISHQVKTPVSNLKMATDTLLAKPVTEAERTDFIRGIRAQTDKLDFLFQALVKTSRLETGVIQLEKKPGRLFDTVAQAMSGIVYGAEKKEITVSVDCPEDLTLSHDSKWTAEALFNLLDNAVKYTPAGGKISVSVIQWEMYVEIKVADTGKGISESNQAAIFRRLYREEEVHEQQGVGIGLYLAREIVTRQGGYIKVVSEPGRGSVFSIMLPQDRKRRMAL; encoded by the coding sequence ATGAAGCTTAAAACCCTCTCGGTAAGGCGGCTGTTCCGATGGGTGGCAATCGGGCTGACCCTCTCCATGACCGCCATCACTGTACTTTTATTTCTTGTGACAAAGCATGTGGCGGCGCTGTTTGCAGGCGGGGGGCTGCTTCTCTGCGCCCTTATCTGGCTCTTTGTGCTGACACAGGCATTTGGGAAGCGGCTTTCCCTCTTTACATCTGATCTGTGTCAGACCCTTGACCACATGATCGCCGGGAATGAAGCGCCAAAGCGCCCGGAGGATAGTGAAACCCAGCTTGCCAGAATCGGCCACCGGCTGACCCGGCTTTATCAGATCATGCAGGAGAACCGCCGCAGGGTGGACGAAGAACGGCAGGAGTTACAGACCCTTGTATCAGATATATCCCATCAGGTGAAAACGCCGGTGAGCAATTTGAAAATGGCAACGGACACCCTGCTTGCAAAGCCCGTGACCGAAGCGGAGCGCACCGACTTTATCCGGGGAATCCGCGCCCAGACGGATAAGCTGGACTTTCTCTTTCAGGCGCTTGTGAAAACCTCCCGGCTGGAAACGGGCGTTATCCAGTTGGAGAAGAAACCGGGCCGCCTCTTTGACACCGTGGCACAGGCCATGAGCGGCATTGTCTACGGGGCGGAGAAAAAAGAAATCACCGTGTCGGTGGACTGCCCGGAAGATTTGACCCTTTCCCATGACAGCAAATGGACAGCCGAAGCATTGTTTAATCTGTTGGACAATGCGGTGAAGTACACCCCGGCAGGCGGAAAAATCTCTGTGTCCGTGATTCAATGGGAAATGTATGTGGAGATCAAAGTAGCCGACACCGGCAAGGGCATTTCCGAAAGTAATCAGGCTGCCATCTTCCGGCGCCTTTACCGGGAGGAAGAGGTACACGAACAACAGGGCGTGGGGATTGGTCTGTATCTGGCCCGTGAGATTGTGACACGGCAGGGCGGCTACATCAAAGTGGTTTCGGAGCCGGGGCGGGGGTCGGTATTTTCCATTATGCTTCCCCAAGATAGAAAGCGGCGGATGGCCTTATAA